A single genomic interval of Oryza sativa Japonica Group chromosome 7, ASM3414082v1 harbors:
- the LOC4344201 gene encoding momilactone A synthase-like has protein sequence MFRSAALLRETKRVFGTTSTWTAGLVVNGFSTASSSHQRLAGKVAVITGGASGIGKATATEFIKNGAKVIIADIQDDLGHSVAAELGPDAAYTRCDVADEAQVAAAVGLAVKRHGRLDVFHNNAGIAGALPQDDMAAVDLGDFDRVMAVNARSTLAAVKHAARAMAPRCSGCVLCTSSGAGVIPVPAVPVYSVSKATVIAIVRAAAEPMARHGLRVNAISPGATRTPLLLRQIPLLSEMSPSLSDGLKTTVEKEVGEGGAVVLLAPEDIARAAVYLASDEARYVNGHNLVVDAGYTVHKGA, from the exons ATGTTCAGATCAGCAGCTCTTCTAAG GGAGACGAAGAGAGTTTTTGGAACAACGAGTACTTGGACAGCTGGTTTAGTCGTCAATGGCTTCTCCACGGCGTCCAGCTCGCACCAGAGGTTGGCCGGCAAGGTGgccgtcatcaccggcggcgccaGCGGCATCGGCAAGGCGACGGCCACGGAGTTCATCAAGAACGGCGCCAAGGTCATCATCGCCGACATCCAGGACGACCTCGGCcactcggtggcggcggagctcggcccGGACGCCGCGTACACGCGCTGCGACGTCGCCGACGAGGCGCAGGTCGCCGCGGCCGTGGGCCTCGCCGTGAAGCGGCACGGCCGCCTCGACGTGTTCCACAACAACGCCGGCATCGCCGGGGCGCTGCCGCAGGACGACATGGCGGCCGTGGACCTCGGCGACTTCGACCGGGTGATGGCGGTGAACGCCCGGTCGacgctcgccgccgtcaagcacgccgcgcgcgccatggcgccgcGATGCAGCGGCTGCGTGCTCTGCACGTCGAGCGGCGCGGGCGTCATCCCCGTCCCGGCTGTCCCGGTGTACTCCGTGTCCAAGGCCACCGTGATCGCCAtcgtgcgcgcggcggcggagccgatGGCGCGCCACGGCCTGCGTGTGAACGCCATCTCGCCGGGCGCCACGAggacgccgctgctgctgcggcagATCCCGCTGCTCTCCGAGATGTCCCCTAGCCTGAGCGACGGCCTGAAGACGACGGTGGAGAAGGAGGTCGGCGAGGGTGGCGCCGTCGTGCTGCTCGCGCCGGAGGACatcgcgagggcggcggtgtaCCTGGCCTCCGACGAGGCCAGGTACGTGAACGGGCACAacctcgtcgtcgacgccgggTACACCGTGCACAAAGGAGCGTGA